A single region of the Mustela lutreola isolate mMusLut2 chromosome 2, mMusLut2.pri, whole genome shotgun sequence genome encodes:
- the ZBED2 gene encoding zinc finger BED domain-containing protein 2, with protein sequence MRREEEEEEGTRMKAKGDLEMKEEEAVREKGEQVGPFMRAMPAPLPHNKGTRFSEVWEYFHLAPVRAGHHPNQYATCRLCGRQVSRGPGVNVGTTALWKHLKSMHREELERTGHGQVGQRKDPRPQGPQLPIGIEGDWARLLEQVGALALWASQREKEVLRRERAVEWRERAVERRERALEEVEKAILEMKWKVRAEKEACQREQEQPALAHPFHFV encoded by the coding sequence ATGAGgcgggaagaggaggaagaggagggaaccAGGATGAAAGCAAAAGGAGACCTAGAGatgaaggaggaagaggcagtgagggagaagggagaacagGTTGGCCCTTTCATGAGAGCTATGCCCGCCCCTCTGCCGCACAACAAGGGGACCCGGTTTTCAGAGGTATGGGAGTATTTCCACCTGGCCCCTGTTCGTGCCGGCCACCACCCCAACCAATATGCCACCTGCCGCCTGTGCGGCAGGCAGGTGAGCCGTGGCCCCGGGGTTAACGTGGGCACCACAGCCTTGTGGAAACATCTGAAGAGCATGCATAGAGAGGAGCTAGAGAGGACTGGCCATGGTCAGGTGGGGCAGCGCAAGGACCCGAggccccaggggccccagctcccCATAGGGATCGAGGGTGACTGGGCCCGGCTCCTGGAGCAAGTGGGGGCCCTGGCGTTGTGGGCCAGCCAAAGGGAAAAGGAGGTGCTTAGGAGGGAGAGGGCCGTGGAATGGCGGGAGAGGGCAGTGGAAAGGCGAGAGCGAGCCCTGGAGGAGGTAGAGAAGGCCATCCTGGAGATGAAATGGAAGGTGAGGGCCGAGAAGGAAGCCTgtcagagggagcaggagcagcCTGCCTTAGCGCATCCCTTCCATTTTGTGTAA